From a single Plasmodium coatneyi strain Hackeri chromosome 4, complete sequence genomic region:
- a CDS encoding DEAD/DEAH box helicase gives MKALQFCSSLHGGYFREKRLGTLLTTGLKSFSTGSDSFGSSERLYNFGFRKVTEEIKSKLVYNLFSHVSNKYDLMNDLMSLRLHRCWKDQLVRELDLFLKYHSYKMQEEIHKSEAIDEGEESSASHSTCKILDLAGGTGDIAFRILERYKYYLKKMNQGSNFDGEEGHPDKFYARFTPEVIVADVNKDMIEVGKKRAKEKNHERNIKWVIENAENLNSFDDNSVDIVTLSFGIRNFTNIPKSLKEIHRVLKPGGRFLCLEFCRVNCSVLKPFYNAYLMNIIPLLGKIVASSEDSYKYLAESIQTFLTPDELSQLMHQNSFRNISYSTMTMGIVAIHSAYKVN, from the exons ATGAAAGCCTTGCAGTTTTGCAGCTCCCTCCATGGGGGGTACTTCAGGGAGAAAAGGCTAGGAACCCTTTTAACGACAGGACTGAAGTCTTTTAGCACAGGGAGTGACTCCTTTGGCAGCAGCGAAA GGCTGTACAACTTCGGCTTCAGAAAAGTCACAGAAGAGATAAAGTCAAAGCTGGTTTACAACTTATTCAGCCATGTATCCAACAAGTACGACCTGATGAATGACTTAATGAGTCTGCGTCTGCATCGCTGTTGGAAGGACCAGCTGGTGAGAGAGCtggatttatttttaaaatatcatAGCTACAAAATGCAAGAGGAAATTCACAAAAGTGAAGCAATAGacgaaggggaggaaagcTCCGCCAGTCATTCCACCTGTAAAATATTAGACCTAGCTGGAGGGACAGGAGATATAGCCTTTCGAATATTAGAAAGGTACAAATATTATTTGAAGAAGATGAACCAAGGAAGCAATTTCGATGGTGAGGAAGGCCATCCCGATAAATTTTACGCAAGGTTTACCCCCGAAGTAATTGTAGCCGATGTGAATAAAGATATGATCGAAGTAGGGAAGAAACGagcaaaggaaaagaatCACGAAAGGAACATCAAATGGGTAATTGAAAACgcagaaaatttaaattcTTTCGATGACAATTCTGTAGACATAGTTACCCTCTCCTTTGGTATTCGCAATTTTACGAACATTCCCAAATCGTTAAAGGAGATCCATCGTGTTTTAAAACCTGGGGGAAGATTCTTATGCCTAGAATTTTGCAGAGTCAATTGTTCCGTTTTGAAGCCGTTTTATAATGCCTATTTAATGAACATCATTCCTCTACTTGGTAAAATTGTAGCCAGTAGTGAAGATTCTTACAAATATTTGGCGGAAAGTATTCAGACCTTTTTAACGCCAGATGAGTTGTCTCAGCTTATGCATCAGAACTCTTTTCGAAACATTTCCTACTCTACTATGACCATGGGTATCGTCGCCATTCATTCTGCGTATAAGGTTAACtag
- a CDS encoding 3'-5' exonuclease, whose protein sequence is MLYTNTTKTLCKRYANAMQTSGSILRRLGAGTTPQIRRRASTVSYGYLNLTVNDKIMPYVEGLKKKIIYVSSYKECKAYVREIQKSVQDGKLNCIGLDVEGYKIGRNGTVSLVQICAEDVYLFDVYKCDNTYLFIKCLKELLEDGRIVKITHDCREDCSILFNQYSISLNNIFDTQVAFNLLLKETKKDLYQISYDDLLYKCLLLHNKHKIYFHKMISLDQKIYLKRPIAKELIHYAIQDVIYLKPLMLNLVDRLLRVCKDGEPFGEDDSHSKENSDDIISEGAHNNLNEHKTNLIKRVAKLSEKYINYQFLNTHVKNEKELQKGMTLDGMIVSCNNLNLYVKLNLSRTGVITNCLRNEFEIGDVVKCVILGFCSNDYIKLGLCDPSLCVVPREVGP, encoded by the coding sequence ATGCTCTATACAAACACCACGAAAACGCTATGCAAACGCTATGCAAACGCTATGCAAACGAGCGGGTCCATACTGAGACGCCTGGGCGCAGGTACAACCCCGCAGATTCGCAGAAGAGCGAGCACCGTCTCTTACGGCTACCTAAACCTAACCGTCAATGACAAAATTATGCCCTACGTGGAAGGgctaaagaagaagataatATACGTTAGCAGTTACAAAGAGTGCAAAGCGTATGTGCGGGAAATTCAAAAAAGTGTCCAGGATGGAAAATTAAATTGTATCGGTCTGGATGTAGAAGGAtataaaataggaagaaacgGAACAGTAAGTCTTGTACAAATATGCGCAGAGGATGTGTACCTATTCGACGTTTACAAATGTGATAATacttatttgttcattaaatgtTTAAAGGAGTTACTAGAAGATGGaagaattgtaaaaattacacatgaCTGTAGGGAGGACTGTTCCATTCTGTTCAACCAGTATAGCATTAGCCTTAACAACATATTCGACACGCAAGTAGCTTTCAACTTACTTTTgaaggaaacgaaaaaggaCCTCTATCAAATAAGTTACGACGACTTACTATATAAATGCTTACTTTTACATAATAagcataaaatatattttcataaGATGATTTCTCTTGatcagaaaatatatttgaaGAGACCCATAGCGAAGGAACTAATCCATTATGCCATCCAGGATGTCATATATTTAAAGCCGCTCATGTTGAATTTGGTGGACAGGCTACTCCGTGTGTGTAAAGATGGTGAGCCATTCGGGGAAGACGACTCGCACAGCAAAGAAAACAGTGATGATATTATTAGCGAAGGGGCACACAACAACCTAAATGAACATAAGACTAACTTAATAAAACGTGTTGCAAAGCTGAGTGAGAAATACATCAACTACCAGTTTTTAAACACTcatgttaaaaatgagaaagagCTACAGAAGGGAATGACCCTCGATGGCATGATCGTCTCCTGCAACAATTTAAACCTCTATGTCAAGTTGAATTTGAGCAGGACGGGCGTCATAACGAACTGTCTGAGGAACGAGTTCGAAATTGGGGACGTGGTTAAGTGTGTTATCCTGGGGTTTTGCAGTAATGATTACATCAAACTGGGGTTGTGTGACCCGTCCCTGTGTGTGGTGCCGCGTGAAGTGGGGCCTTAA